Genomic window (Acidobacteriota bacterium):
GCATATTCCTCGCCCCAGTCCCCAGCTATTTCTTCTCTTTCGCGGATTTTCAATGCGAGCCGCGTTTAATACCGCTCGCGATCAGAAACACGCGGCCCGAGTGGTAGCCATGTACTCCACTCCATCCCGAAGTAATCAGGAAGGCGCTCATGCCATCACCCTTCACGTCGCCCATGGTGACGGAATCGAAGCCGAAAGTGTCGCCCGGAGTCCGGCAGGTGTAAGTGCGAATCAGATGTCCATCGAGACCCGAGTATAGATAAGCACGCCCCGCGCCGATCGCGGCGCCCGAATACTGCCACGCCCCGACGACGACATCCGCATGACCGTCTCCATCCACATCGCCCGCAACGGATGGGCTTGTGCCGAATCCCTCTCCCGCTGTCTCGCCTGTCAAAGCGAACAGGAGGTGACCATCTTTTCCCGAATGGATATACACGCGGCCAGTCGACGGCCCCTTCGCACTGTTCGCCCAGTCGGACGCGTACACGTCCGGCACACCGTCGCCATCCACATCGCCGAGGATGGACAAGAACATGTGTCCCAAACCGGCCCCCGTCTCATCCGCGTCGATCGTGAATTTGGGAACGGCGGTCAGACCGTCGTACACATAGACGCGCCCCGTCTGCTTCGGCCCGGCAGCCGGCGCTCCTGTCATCAGGAGAATATGTTTCTTGTCGGAATAACCCGCTACGGCGCTGCCAAAATTGTCGTTTGCCCTCTCGCCGCTCAGCGTCAGGAGAATGCTTCCATCCTTGCCCGAGTAAACATATGCCCGGCCAGCCTTATCCCCGGCCGCGCTGTTGTTCGGCGCACCGACGATGATGTCAGCGTATCCATCTCGATTGACGTCCCCGACGCCTTCCACATGCCGTCCGAAATCGTCATTCACGTTTTCCGCTTTGAGCGTTCGGAGCACGCGACCATCGCGTCCCGAATAAATGTTGGCATAACCGCCCCCGGGTCCGCTGGCAACCACATCGGGAATTCCATCTCCATTCGTATCTCCCGCCGCTTCCAGACCGGTTCCAAGCTGGTCGTTTGCGTGGCCGTTTGCTTTCCACAAAAGTTTGCCGGACTTGGTTGAGTACACATAGATACGGCCCGCGCTTGCTCCGCCTGCGCTGTTGGTCGGCGCCGAAGTTACGAAGTCAGGAACGCCGTCACCGTCCACATCGCCTATATTGCGCGCAATCCAACCAAACTGGTCTTGGGCGGCCTCGCCATCCCACTCGTGGAGGATCGTCACTGGCTCCACAAACGGGTCATC
Coding sequences:
- a CDS encoding FG-GAP repeat protein, whose protein sequence is MPFKNKQCLALALLVFSASCAPKQKAVAPEATLHAAMGRIQSSDFAGAAKILEEVTKKEPGNGRAWRNLGLADQRLKNVDRAIEALTKAMEVEPAVPTPMFQLAALYASKGDKEQAFYWLSKAKASRKLDMTQMDATPELAALKTDPRYAALLPAHKDFDDPFVEPVTILHEWDGEAAQDQFGWIARNIGDVDGDGVPDFVTSAPTNSAGGASAGRIYVYSTKSGKLLWKANGHANDQLGTGLEAAGDTNGDGIPDVVASGPGGGYANIYSGRDGRVLRTLKAENVNDDFGRHVEGVGDVNRDGYADIIVGAPNNSAAGDKAGRAYVYSGKDGSILLTLSGERANDNFGSAVAGYSDKKHILLMTGAPAAGPKQTGRVYVYDGLTAVPKFTIDADETGAGLGHMFLSILGDVDGDGVPDVYASDWANSAKGPSTGRVYIHSGKDGHLLFALTGETAGEGFGTSPSVAGDVDGDGHADVVVGAWQYSGAAIGAGRAYLYSGLDGHLIRTYTCRTPGDTFGFDSVTMGDVKGDGMSAFLITSGWSGVHGYHSGRVFLIASGIKRGSH